Sequence from the [Bacteroides] pectinophilus genome:
GCCAACTCTGCTGCAGCACTTGGCATGCAGGTATACGGATATGATCCTTATCTCTCTGTTAATGCTGCATGGAGCATTAACAGAGATGTTAAGCACATTGTTAATGTTGAAGATATTTACAGAGAATGTGATTATATCACAATTCATGTTCCTGCTCTTGACAGCACAAAGGGAATGATTAACAAGGCTGCTTTCAACATGATGAAGGATGGTGTTGTTGTAATTAACTGTGCAAGAGATATCCTTGTTGATGAGAATGCAATGGTAGATGCACTTGCGTCAGGCAAGGTTAAGAAGTATGTTACAGACTTCCCTAATACTCTTTCAGTTAAGCTTGAGAATACAATTGTTCTTCCTCATCTTGGCGCTTCAACTAAGGAAGCAGAAGATAACTGTGCAGTGATGGCAGTTAAGGAACTTCGTGATTATATTGAGAATGGCAATATCCGTAATTCAGTTAACTATCCTGCATGTGACATGGGCGTATGCACTAACACAGGACGTATTGCGGTATGCCACAAGAATATTCCGTCAGTAATCAGCAATATTACAGCTGTTCTTGGTGCAGCAGGCGTTAATATCTCAGATATGCTTAACAAGTCACGTAATGATTATGCATATTCATTATTTGATCTTGACGATGCGGTTAATGCAGATGTAATTAAGAAGCTTGAGGAAGTAGAAGGCGTTATTAAGGTTAGAGTGGTGAAGTAATGGCAATTATAAGACCGTTTCAGTGTGTAAGACCTAATGAGAGTGTGGCTGCGAGAGTAGCTGCACTCCCATATGATGTATATAACAGAGAAGAAGCCTGCGAGGAGGTTAAGCGCGAGCCGTTATCATTTCTTCGCATAGACAGACCTGAGACACAGTTCGACAGTTCTGTTGATATGTATGCGCCTGAAGTATACCAGAAGGCCAGGCAGATGCTGGATGAAGCTATGGCAGACGGTACATATATTGAGGATTCTGACAGAACGTATTATATATACGAACTTACAATGGATGGAAGAAGCCAGACAGGCATTGTAGCATGTGCTTCTATTGATGATTACAGTAATAATGTAATTAAGAAGCATGAGAATACAAGAGCTGAGAAGGAAGTTGACAGAATTACACATGTAGATACATGCAGTGCGCAGACGGGGCCTATATTCCTTGCCTACAGAGCTGACGGGGTTATTAATGCTGAGGTAGCTAAGGCGAAAGAGAATGACCCTCTTTATGATTTCACGTCTCCTGATGGAATAAGACATGCAGTATGGAAGATTGCATCAGAGGATTCTGTAGAAGCAATAGAAAGAGCATTTGCAGGCATAGATTCTATCTATATTGCGGATGGACATCACCGTGCGGCATCTGCTTACAAAGTAGGACTCAAGAGAAGGGCAGAACATCCGGGATTCACAGGTGATGAAGAATTCAATTATTTCCTTTCGGTACTGTTTCCTGACGAGCAGCTTATGATTATGCCGTATAACAGAGTTGTTAAGGATCTTAACGGATACAGTAAGGATGAGTTCATTGCAAAGATTTCAGATAAGTTTGATGTGGTTAAGTCAGACAAGCCGGTAGCGCCTGCCGTGAAGTATACATTTGGAATGTATCTTGAAGGACAGTGGTACACGCTTACGGCACATGAAGATATACGTCCGGATTCACCGGTTGACGGACTGGATGTTGCAATACTTCAGAATGAGCTGCTTGATCCTGTGCTTGGAATTAAGAATCCGAAGACAGATGCAAGAATTGATTTTGTTGGTGGAATAAGAGGGCTTGGCGAGCTTGAGCGCAGAACAGAGAATGATATGAAGATAGCATTTTCAATGTATCCTACATCCATTCAGGAGCTTTTTGCAGTTGCAGACGCAGGACTCCTGATGCCACCTAAGTCAACATGGTTTGAACCAAAGCTTAGAAGCGGAATATTTATTCACAGAATATAATTCACAGAATATGATGATATAACGGAGGATTAGCCGATGCTGCATGAAGATATAGAACTTAAGATTGACTATGAGACCCTTGGAATTAAGCATGATACATCGGTGCCTGTGCTTACAACATATATCCTTAAGAGACTTGTACAGATGCAGGGTGACCGTAAACGTCCGTGTATTCTGATATGTCCGGGTGGAGGATATGAGCACCTTGCGGAAAGAGAAGCAGAGCCTATAGCAATCCGCATGAACAGTATGGGGTTTAATGCATGCGTATTGAGATACAGCCTGATTCCTAACGAATACCCGGTTCCTTTATATGAAGCTGCGTATGCAGTGAAGTATATCCGTGACCATGCGGATGAGTGGGGGATTAATCCGGATAAGATTGTAATAGCGGGTTTTTCTGCCGGCGGACACGTGGCTGCAAGTCTTGGAACATTGTGGAATCAGCAGGAGCTGGATTCATATATAAGAGATTATCTCAGGTGTGAGCCTGAATATGTGCGACCGGACGGAATGCTTCTGGGATATCCTGTTATTACGTCAGGTGATAAAGCACATAGAATGTCGTTTGTGAGACTTCTGGGTGACAGATATGATGAACTGCATGATACGGTTTCACTTGAAAACCGTGTCAATAAGGGAACACCGGAAGCTTTTATATGGCATACGTTTGAGGATGGCTCGGTTCCTGTTGAGAACTCGCTTCTGTTTGCAGAGGCAATGAAAAAGCAGGAGGTTCCGTTTGAACTTCATATATTCCCTAAGGGAAGTCATGGACTTGGTCTTGGAACAAGGGAAACTGACATGAAGGATGGAAGTAAATATCAACCTGAGTGCAGCGTATGGCCTGATATGTTCAGAACATGGTTTGAGAGTACAATAGGACCAATATACGAATAACACAATTGGCTGCATAGCGGCACCTGTCATGTGGCAGGTGCCTGTGGTGCAGCCTTTTTGATTGTGATACATAAGTGCGTTAATGATGGGAGGCAGGTATGAATAATAAATTATATAATCTTATGAATTGGCCGGATATAGAGGGAATTGTATATTCGGATACGGATTCACCGCAGAAGCTGCTCGGAGGACATGTCTGTGAAGAAGGATTTCTTATACAGACATTCAACCCGCATGCAGTTGAGATGAAGGTAAAGATTGATGGTAAAAGCAAGATATATCCGATGCAAAAGGTAGATGAAGCCGGATATTATGCCGTACTCATTCCCGGAAAGAGAAAACAGAATTATACATTTATATCCGAAAATGTGGAAGGTGAGCAAAGGGAATACAAGGATGCATATGCATTTGATGTGAGTATTGACAATGCTGAGATAAGAAAGTTCCGCGCGGGGATTAATTATGAGATATACAGGATACTCGGAGCACATTGCGGAGTGATAAATGGCGTCAGAGGAACAAGATTTGCCATATGGATGCCTGATGTCAAGCGCGTAAGTGTTGTGGGTGACTTCTGCAAATGGGACGGAAGAGTGTTCCAGATGATGAAACACGATGGAAGCAGCGTGTATGAACTCTTTATTCCCGGTGTTGAGGCAGGCAGCATATACAAATACGAGGTGCGTAAAAAAGACGGAAGCTGTATGCTTATTACAGACCCATATGCGCGGGCTGTTGAAGATGAAGGGAATGCAGCTGTTGTATGTGGTGATGATGACTTCGTGTGGTCTGATGATAAATGGATGGCACTGCGTAAGATGGAAGATACACGAAGAACGCCTGCATCAATTTACCAGACAGCTTTTTCGGAAGATTCATGCAGCTATGTGGAGAATGCGGGGTATACGCATGTTGAACTTATGCCGGTTATGGAAGGAACACATTGCTGTTATGCCGTCTCGCCGAAGATTGGCGGACGCAATGAACTGAAAAAATATATTAACACAATGCATGATATGGGTATAGGTGTTATTCTTGACTGGGAATGCAGCAGGGATAACTTTAACGTACCTGAGATTTCCAATTACTATATTGCCAATATTATTATGCTGGCTGAAGAATTTCATGCAGACGGAATAAGATTTACAGAACTGGACAGGCTGCTTTATCTTGATTACGGAATGGCTCCGGGAGAATGGACGCCTAATATATACGGTGGTAAAGAAAATCTTGCAGCGGTGGAATTATTTAAGCACATTAATTCAATAATAAAAAAACGCGGACTTGACATTATGCTTATTGCCAGGGAATCGGCGGCGTGGCCGTGCGTTACCGGTAATGTAAGTACCGGACTTGGATTTGATTACAAATGGAATAACGGATGGCTTAAGGAACTGTTTGATTTTATGAAACTTGACCCGATATACCGAAAAGACCGTTATAACCAGCTTGTATTCAGCATGATATATAACTATAGTGAAAAGTTCATCCTGGCACTTCCGGAAGATGCGTTTGCTGACTATGGTTATTCTATGCTGAATATGATGCCGGGCAGCGATGAAGAGAAATTTGCAAGTGTAAAGGCAGCACTCGGATATACATTTTTACATCCGGGGAAAAAGCTTATATCAGACAGTGTATGCAATATGGATGATAATAATAAGCTTAATAATTATGTGAAAGAGCTTAATAACCTTTACAGAAGCAATCCTGAGCTGCACGAACTTGATTATGATCCTGACGGATTCGAGTGGATTAATAATTTTTCTGCTAATGAGACAGTTGTTATATTCTGCCGTAAGTCATCTGAAGGCGGACATCTTATTGCGGCGGTCAATTTTACGCCTGTTGTAAGAAAGAATTATAAAATAGGTGTGCCGTATGCAGGCAAATGCCGTGAGATATTTAACAGCGATTCACTCCAATTTGACGGAGAGGGCAATGTTAATCCTGATATAATCAGATCAGTTGAAAGTGAATGTGACGGACGGGATAATTCTGTAAGAATTACGCTTCCTCCTATGGGAATTGCCGTATTCAGATGTACTCCGTATACGGAAAATGAGCTTATTGAGATAGAGAATGCCCGCAAGGAAAAAGAGGCACGTCAGAAACGCGAAGAGGCACGTAAGCTGATTGAGGAAGCAAAGAGGCTTGAACGTGAGGCAGAGGATATAGAGAAAAAGAAACGTATGGTAATAAAAACCGGAGGAGCAAAGTCAGGCTCCAAGAAGCCGGTTACTGCAAAACGTAAGATGCCGTAATGAATGGAGATTAGTGTGTTGGTGTGCCTGCGGAATGGAGGTTAGTATATGAATAATATTTTAACAGCTTTTGCACAGACAGCAGAAGTGAAAGATGTCAAAGAAGTTGTTGAGGAGACACAGCGGTTCTTTACAATGAATGACATGAGGACAATCCTTGATAAATTTATTGAGTGGTGTGCAAGTACAGTAGGAACGATTGTATGGGCACTCATTGTATGGGTAATCGGAAAGAAGATACTTAAGGCACTTCTTAAGGTGCTTGGAAAGGCGCTTGACAGAAGCAGGCTGGATGAGGGTGTTACTAAATTCATGCTGTCATTATCCAGATTTGCCGGCAATGTAGTGCTTGTGATAATGATAATAGATATACTCGGCTTTGATACAACGTCATTTATCGCAGTACTTGGTTCAGCGGGTATCGCGCTTGGTATGTCATTGCAGGGAAGTCTCGCCAATGTGGCAGGCGGTATATTAATCCTGCTGTTCAAGCCGTTTGCAGTAGGAGATTATATTGTTGCAGGAGGATACGAAGGCAATGTTACAACAATAGACCTTCTTTATACAAAGCTTATTACTATTGACAACAAAATGGTAACTATCCCTAATGGAACGCTTTCTAATTCAAGTATTGTAAATGTTGCATCGCAGCCGCAGCGGCGTCTTGATATCCAGATTGGAATAGGATATTCATCAGATCTCAAGCTTGCCAAAAGGCTTCTGCTTGATGCCATGAATAAGCAGGCCGGCGTGCTTACAGACAAAGATATCATGGTGGTTGTCAAGTCACTTGATGACAGCTGTGTCACACTTGAGACAAGATGCTGGGTTATGACCTCTGATTATTGGAATGTGAGATTTGCCTTGCTGGAAGGTTATAAGGAAACGTTTGACGATAACGGAATTGAGATTCCGTTTAATCAGATGGATGTACACATAGTACAGTAAAAATAGCTGGATAAGATATAAAAAAATAGCAAGATAAGATTCAATGTAAAATACATAAACTTATTTTGCTATTTTTTATATTAAGAATATTAATGTTAAAATGCTTCTTGCATAAAACATCCTTATGCAAGTGATGATTCATAGCATGCACGTTCGCCGCCGATATACTTGGCACGTGTTCTTGCACATACAACATGCGCGTTTCCGATAGAAGAAACGGCAGTGCGGACAGGAACAGCCACGGGAGCGAGGTGCATCCCGATAAGTGTATCAC
This genomic interval carries:
- a CDS encoding phosphoglycerate dehydrogenase: MYNINCLNNIAGIGLDLFTTDYNKDASYEEADAVLVRSAKMHDMELSDRLLAIARAGAGVNNIPLDKCAEKGIVVFNTPGANANAVKEQVILAMLLASRDYIGAVDWVKANADDADIAKSTEKAKKAFAGTEILGKKLGVIGLGAIGAMVANSAAALGMQVYGYDPYLSVNAAWSINRDVKHIVNVEDIYRECDYITIHVPALDSTKGMINKAAFNMMKDGVVVINCARDILVDENAMVDALASGKVKKYVTDFPNTLSVKLENTIVLPHLGASTKEAEDNCAVMAVKELRDYIENGNIRNSVNYPACDMGVCTNTGRIAVCHKNIPSVISNITAVLGAAGVNISDMLNKSRNDYAYSLFDLDDAVNADVIKKLEEVEGVIKVRVVK
- a CDS encoding DUF1015 family protein, with the protein product MAIIRPFQCVRPNESVAARVAALPYDVYNREEACEEVKREPLSFLRIDRPETQFDSSVDMYAPEVYQKARQMLDEAMADGTYIEDSDRTYYIYELTMDGRSQTGIVACASIDDYSNNVIKKHENTRAEKEVDRITHVDTCSAQTGPIFLAYRADGVINAEVAKAKENDPLYDFTSPDGIRHAVWKIASEDSVEAIERAFAGIDSIYIADGHHRAASAYKVGLKRRAEHPGFTGDEEFNYFLSVLFPDEQLMIMPYNRVVKDLNGYSKDEFIAKISDKFDVVKSDKPVAPAVKYTFGMYLEGQWYTLTAHEDIRPDSPVDGLDVAILQNELLDPVLGIKNPKTDARIDFVGGIRGLGELERRTENDMKIAFSMYPTSIQELFAVADAGLLMPPKSTWFEPKLRSGIFIHRI
- a CDS encoding alpha/beta hydrolase codes for the protein MLHEDIELKIDYETLGIKHDTSVPVLTTYILKRLVQMQGDRKRPCILICPGGGYEHLAEREAEPIAIRMNSMGFNACVLRYSLIPNEYPVPLYEAAYAVKYIRDHADEWGINPDKIVIAGFSAGGHVAASLGTLWNQQELDSYIRDYLRCEPEYVRPDGMLLGYPVITSGDKAHRMSFVRLLGDRYDELHDTVSLENRVNKGTPEAFIWHTFEDGSVPVENSLLFAEAMKKQEVPFELHIFPKGSHGLGLGTRETDMKDGSKYQPECSVWPDMFRTWFESTIGPIYE
- a CDS encoding alpha amylase C-terminal domain-containing protein, with product MNNKLYNLMNWPDIEGIVYSDTDSPQKLLGGHVCEEGFLIQTFNPHAVEMKVKIDGKSKIYPMQKVDEAGYYAVLIPGKRKQNYTFISENVEGEQREYKDAYAFDVSIDNAEIRKFRAGINYEIYRILGAHCGVINGVRGTRFAIWMPDVKRVSVVGDFCKWDGRVFQMMKHDGSSVYELFIPGVEAGSIYKYEVRKKDGSCMLITDPYARAVEDEGNAAVVCGDDDFVWSDDKWMALRKMEDTRRTPASIYQTAFSEDSCSYVENAGYTHVELMPVMEGTHCCYAVSPKIGGRNELKKYINTMHDMGIGVILDWECSRDNFNVPEISNYYIANIIMLAEEFHADGIRFTELDRLLYLDYGMAPGEWTPNIYGGKENLAAVELFKHINSIIKKRGLDIMLIARESAAWPCVTGNVSTGLGFDYKWNNGWLKELFDFMKLDPIYRKDRYNQLVFSMIYNYSEKFILALPEDAFADYGYSMLNMMPGSDEEKFASVKAALGYTFLHPGKKLISDSVCNMDDNNKLNNYVKELNNLYRSNPELHELDYDPDGFEWINNFSANETVVIFCRKSSEGGHLIAAVNFTPVVRKNYKIGVPYAGKCREIFNSDSLQFDGEGNVNPDIIRSVESECDGRDNSVRITLPPMGIAVFRCTPYTENELIEIENARKEKEARQKREEARKLIEEAKRLEREAEDIEKKKRMVIKTGGAKSGSKKPVTAKRKMP
- a CDS encoding mechanosensitive ion channel, which translates into the protein MNNILTAFAQTAEVKDVKEVVEETQRFFTMNDMRTILDKFIEWCASTVGTIVWALIVWVIGKKILKALLKVLGKALDRSRLDEGVTKFMLSLSRFAGNVVLVIMIIDILGFDTTSFIAVLGSAGIALGMSLQGSLANVAGGILILLFKPFAVGDYIVAGGYEGNVTTIDLLYTKLITIDNKMVTIPNGTLSNSSIVNVASQPQRRLDIQIGIGYSSDLKLAKRLLLDAMNKQAGVLTDKDIMVVVKSLDDSCVTLETRCWVMTSDYWNVRFALLEGYKETFDDNGIEIPFNQMDVHIVQ